The proteins below come from a single Xyrauchen texanus isolate HMW12.3.18 chromosome 1, RBS_HiC_50CHRs, whole genome shotgun sequence genomic window:
- the LOC127651514 gene encoding ras-related and estrogen-regulated growth inhibitor-like isoform X1 — MIMTESVRKMTRAKLTTLHILDITFVYYFEVTYRCQKMVDKEPIELEILDTVNKECVGPASSLESSIKWGDGFLIMYSVMDRSSFEAVSRLKRLIDHVKQTLGIPTVIVANKCDMEYGRVVRTDEGQALASDLRCSVFELSVAEDTSAVETAIGQLVREVRLEFQHHLLAMDKRSRMLQKRHSLKNRLTRSKTMQW, encoded by the exons A TGATTATGACAGAGTCCGTACGGAAGATGACGAGGGCGAAGCTGACCACGCTGCACATATTGGATATTACTTTTGTTTATTACTTTG AGGTTACCTACAGGTGTCAGAAAATGGTGGACAAAGAGCCAATTGAGCTGGAGATTTTAGACACTGTTAATAAG gagtgtGTAGGACCTGCTTCCTCTCTGGAAAGCTCCATTAAATGGGGTGATGGAtttctaattatgtattccgTCATGGATCGTAGCAGTTTTGAAGCTGTGTCGCGCCTTAAGAGACTGATTGACCACGTTAAACAGACACTCG GTATTCCAACAGTCATTGTAGCCAATAAATGCGACATGGAGTATGGACGAGTGGTGAGGACAGATGAGGGACAGGCTTTAGCCTCAGATCTAAG GTGCAGTGTCTTTGAGCTGTCTGTAGCAGAGGACACTTCTGCAGTGGAGACTGCAATCGGGCAGCTGGTGCGTGAAGTGCGTCTGGAGTTTCAGCACCACTTGCTGGCTATGGACAAGAGATCACGAATGCTCCAGAAGAGACATTCACTCAAAAACAGACTCACAAGGAGTAAAACCATGCAGTGGTGA
- the LOC127651514 gene encoding ras-related and estrogen-regulated growth inhibitor-like isoform X2, with the protein MIMTESVRKMTRAKLTTLHILDITFVYYFEVTYRCQKMVDKEPIELEILDTVNKECVGPASSLESSIKWGDGFLIMYSVMDRSSFEAVSRLKRLIDHVKQTLGIPTVIVANKCDMEYGRVVRTDEGQALASDLSVVSLVVQVQCL; encoded by the exons A TGATTATGACAGAGTCCGTACGGAAGATGACGAGGGCGAAGCTGACCACGCTGCACATATTGGATATTACTTTTGTTTATTACTTTG AGGTTACCTACAGGTGTCAGAAAATGGTGGACAAAGAGCCAATTGAGCTGGAGATTTTAGACACTGTTAATAAG gagtgtGTAGGACCTGCTTCCTCTCTGGAAAGCTCCATTAAATGGGGTGATGGAtttctaattatgtattccgTCATGGATCGTAGCAGTTTTGAAGCTGTGTCGCGCCTTAAGAGACTGATTGACCACGTTAAACAGACACTCG GTATTCCAACAGTCATTGTAGCCAATAAATGCGACATGGAGTATGGACGAGTGGTGAGGACAGATGAGGGACAGGCTTTAGCCTCAGATCTAAG TGTAGTTTCCCTGGTGGTACAGGTGCAGTGTCTTTGA